From the genome of Haloterrigena sp. KLK7, one region includes:
- a CDS encoding thioredoxin domain-containing protein codes for MSDPTARNRLDEEESPYLRQHADNPVNWQPWDEGALEAAEERDVPIFLSIGYSACHWCHVMEDESFEDEAVAEVLNENFVPIKVDREERPDIDSIYMTVCQLVSGQGGWPLSAWLTPEGKPFFVGTYFPRESQQGRPGFLDLCQRISDSWESDEDREEMEHRADQWTEAAKDRLEETPDGAGAAGGAAEPPSSEVLETAADAALRSADRQYGGFGSGGPKFPQPSRLHVLARAYDRTGRDEYLEVVEESLDAMAAGGLYDHVGGGFHRYCVDKDWTVPHFEKMLYDNAEITRAFLAGYQLTGADRYAEVVDETLAFVARELTHDEGGFFSTLDAQSEDPETGEREEGAFYVWTPDEVRENLEDETTADLFCARYDITESGNFEGRNQPNRVRSLESLADEYDLEEDEVERRLEDARQQLFEAREERPRPNRDEKVLAGWNGLMINTCAEAALVLGEDAYADQAVDALEFVRDRLWDADERRLSRRYKDGDVKVDGYLEDYAFLARGALGCYQATGDVDHLAFALDLARTIEDEFWDADRGTLYFTPESGESLVTRPQELTDQSTPSAAGVAVETLLALDEFADSEGSEIPRADGEAVDDDFEGIAATVLETHANKIEANSLEHASLCLAADRLEAGALEVTVAADELPAEWRDRFADEYRPDRLFALRPPTEAGLEAWLEQLGLEEPPAIWAGREARDGEPTLYVCRARTCSPPTHDVEDALEWLGDNTAVGDSSETTIDESESPF; via the coding sequence ATGAGCGATCCCACCGCGCGCAATCGGCTCGACGAGGAGGAGAGCCCCTACCTGCGCCAGCACGCGGACAACCCCGTCAACTGGCAGCCCTGGGACGAAGGGGCCCTCGAGGCCGCCGAAGAGCGCGACGTACCGATCTTCCTCTCGATCGGCTACTCGGCCTGTCACTGGTGTCACGTCATGGAAGACGAGAGCTTCGAGGACGAGGCGGTCGCCGAGGTGCTCAACGAGAACTTCGTCCCGATCAAGGTCGACCGGGAGGAGCGTCCGGACATCGACAGCATCTACATGACCGTCTGCCAGCTCGTCTCCGGACAGGGCGGCTGGCCCCTCTCCGCGTGGCTCACGCCCGAGGGCAAACCGTTCTTCGTCGGGACCTACTTCCCGCGGGAGAGCCAGCAGGGTCGGCCCGGCTTCCTCGACCTCTGTCAACGCATCAGCGACTCTTGGGAGAGCGACGAGGATCGCGAGGAGATGGAACACCGCGCCGACCAGTGGACCGAGGCCGCGAAGGACCGCCTCGAGGAGACCCCCGACGGCGCGGGTGCCGCGGGCGGCGCCGCCGAACCCCCGTCGAGCGAAGTCTTGGAGACCGCCGCGGACGCGGCCCTCCGGAGCGCCGACCGGCAGTACGGCGGCTTCGGCTCCGGCGGTCCCAAGTTCCCCCAGCCCTCGCGGCTCCACGTCCTCGCTCGCGCATACGACCGGACGGGACGGGACGAGTACCTCGAGGTGGTCGAGGAATCCCTCGACGCGATGGCCGCGGGCGGCCTCTACGACCACGTCGGCGGCGGCTTCCACAGGTACTGCGTCGATAAGGACTGGACGGTCCCCCACTTCGAGAAGATGCTGTACGACAACGCCGAAATCACGCGGGCGTTCCTCGCCGGCTACCAGCTGACCGGGGCGGACCGCTACGCCGAGGTCGTCGACGAGACCCTCGCGTTCGTCGCCCGGGAGCTGACCCACGACGAGGGCGGTTTCTTCAGCACCCTCGACGCCCAGAGCGAGGACCCCGAGACCGGCGAGCGCGAGGAGGGCGCGTTCTACGTCTGGACGCCCGACGAGGTTCGCGAAAATCTCGAGGACGAGACCACTGCCGACCTCTTCTGCGCCCGCTACGACATCACCGAGTCCGGGAACTTCGAGGGCCGGAATCAGCCCAATCGCGTGCGCTCACTCGAGTCGCTGGCCGACGAGTACGACCTCGAGGAAGACGAGGTCGAACGGCGACTCGAGGACGCCCGGCAGCAGCTGTTCGAGGCCCGCGAGGAACGCCCGCGCCCCAACCGCGACGAGAAGGTGCTGGCGGGCTGGAACGGTCTCATGATCAACACGTGCGCGGAGGCCGCGCTCGTCCTCGGCGAGGACGCGTACGCCGACCAGGCCGTCGACGCCCTCGAGTTCGTCCGGGATCGACTCTGGGACGCCGACGAGCGACGGCTCTCCCGGCGCTATAAAGACGGAGACGTCAAAGTCGACGGCTACCTCGAGGACTACGCCTTCCTCGCCCGCGGGGCCCTCGGTTGTTACCAGGCGACCGGCGACGTCGACCACCTCGCGTTCGCACTCGATCTGGCGCGGACCATCGAGGACGAGTTCTGGGACGCCGACCGCGGCACCCTGTACTTCACTCCCGAGAGCGGCGAGTCGCTGGTCACGCGCCCGCAGGAACTCACCGACCAGTCGACGCCGTCGGCGGCCGGCGTCGCGGTCGAGACGCTGCTCGCGCTCGACGAATTTGCCGACAGCGAGGGATCGGAGATCCCTCGAGCAGACGGCGAAGCCGTCGACGACGACTTCGAGGGAATCGCCGCCACCGTCCTCGAGACCCACGCGAACAAGATCGAGGCCAATTCCCTCGAGCACGCCTCGCTCTGTCTGGCCGCCGACCGTCTCGAGGCCGGCGCGCTCGAGGTCACCGTCGCCGCCGACGAACTCCCCGCGGAGTGGCGCGATCGGTTCGCCGACGAGTACCGTCCCGACCGGCTGTTCGCGCTCCGACCGCCGACCGAGGCGGGACTCGAGGCCTGGCTCGAGCAGTTAGGGCTCGAGGAACCGCCGGCGATCTGGGCCGGTCGCGAGGCCCGGGACGGCGAGCCGACGCTGTACGTCTGCCGCGCTCGGACGTGTTCGCCGCCGACTCACGACGTCGAGGACGCCCTCGAGTGGCTCGGAGACAACACTGCAGTCGGCGACTCGAGCGAGACGACTATCGACGAGTCCGAGAGTCCGTTCTGA
- a CDS encoding heavy metal-associated domain-containing protein, with protein sequence MPERRTIAVAGVTSTGCETNVENALKNVPGVRRVEADHGDESVEVVVDGDQRIGDAVYDAGYEFVG encoded by the coding sequence ATGCCCGAACGCCGAACGATCGCCGTCGCCGGAGTGACCAGCACCGGCTGTGAAACCAACGTCGAGAACGCGCTGAAGAACGTGCCCGGCGTGCGCCGCGTCGAGGCCGATCACGGCGACGAATCGGTCGAGGTCGTCGTCGATGGCGACCAGCGGATCGGCGACGCGGTGTACGACGCCGGCTACGAGTTCGTCGGGTGA
- a CDS encoding MFS transporter has protein sequence MSPPSSGSNRVVLAVVASTFFVGFGGGVVFPILPNLGEVLGISAFMVGLILSANRITRLVANAPAGVLIDRIGTRTPFVAGLAIEGLATFGYVVAIVSSFPEAWFMLARVCWGIGSALVFATAYTITADVSEADSRGTSMGIVRAGITFGFPAGLVMGGVVSDLWGNVEAFVLAASFAGLASVIAYFIVPETHVEGEQESVKPWDIERSLPALTIGLVNFGLYFAYIGVLFSTLVLLLDARAISILGFDAQGSSGLLMAVTVLSGSVFTLGGGALSDSVGARVPVMLGFLVTSCVGFGVLAFGSRFEVLVLSCLLIGAGQGGVGGPLTALLADLTPEERVGRAMGTNNVFGDVGGALGPLVSLPLVDRLGFEFIYAASAVVPMLAGVVLIAGIYVHTGRVSPSVGESVS, from the coding sequence GTGTCACCGCCATCGTCCGGTTCGAACCGCGTCGTCCTCGCCGTCGTCGCCAGTACCTTCTTCGTCGGCTTCGGCGGCGGCGTGGTCTTTCCGATCCTGCCGAACCTCGGCGAAGTGCTGGGGATCTCGGCGTTCATGGTCGGCCTGATCCTGAGCGCCAACCGGATCACGCGGCTCGTGGCCAACGCGCCGGCGGGCGTCCTCATCGACCGCATCGGCACCCGGACGCCGTTCGTCGCGGGGCTGGCGATCGAGGGGCTGGCGACGTTCGGCTACGTCGTCGCCATCGTCTCGTCGTTCCCGGAGGCCTGGTTCATGCTTGCCCGCGTCTGCTGGGGGATCGGCAGTGCCCTCGTCTTCGCAACCGCCTACACGATCACGGCAGACGTCAGCGAGGCCGACTCGAGGGGGACCAGCATGGGAATCGTCCGCGCGGGCATCACCTTCGGCTTCCCCGCGGGGCTGGTGATGGGCGGCGTCGTCAGCGACCTCTGGGGGAACGTCGAGGCGTTCGTCCTCGCGGCGTCGTTCGCCGGCCTCGCGAGCGTCATCGCCTACTTCATCGTTCCCGAGACGCACGTCGAAGGGGAACAGGAGTCGGTCAAGCCGTGGGACATCGAACGGAGCCTCCCGGCGCTGACGATCGGCCTCGTCAACTTCGGGCTCTACTTCGCGTACATCGGCGTCCTCTTCTCGACGCTGGTCCTCCTGCTCGACGCCCGCGCGATCTCCATCCTCGGATTCGACGCGCAGGGGTCCTCGGGGCTGCTGATGGCCGTCACGGTGCTGTCGGGATCGGTGTTCACGCTCGGCGGCGGCGCGCTCTCCGACTCGGTCGGGGCTCGCGTTCCCGTCATGCTCGGCTTCCTCGTCACCTCTTGTGTCGGCTTCGGCGTCCTCGCGTTCGGCTCCCGGTTCGAGGTGCTGGTGCTCTCCTGTCTCCTGATCGGCGCCGGACAGGGCGGCGTCGGCGGTCCGCTGACGGCGCTGCTGGCGGACCTCACGCCCGAGGAGCGGGTCGGTCGCGCCATGGGAACGAACAACGTCTTCGGGGACGTCGGCGGCGCGCTCGGGCCGCTCGTCTCGCTGCCGCTGGTCGACCGCCTCGGCTTCGAATTCATCTACGCCGCCAGCGCGGTCGTCCCGATGCTCGCGGGGGTCGTCCTGATCGCCGGCATCTACGTCCACACCGGTCGCGTGAGTCCGTCGGTCGGCGAATCGGTCAGTTGA
- a CDS encoding tRNA sulfurtransferase: MSPPGADTVLVRHGDLNTKSNTVKRYMVDVLCENLEALLADRSIPGDVERKWNRPLIHTTEDAVEEATDAATDAFGVVSASPALTVSTEKDRILEALTEAARECYDGGTFAIDARRANKNVPYSSEDLAREGGDTVWATVEDEFEPEVDLDDPDVTFGVEVRDECTYVYLEKIPGPGGLPLGSQEPAVALVSGGIDSPVAAYEIMKRGSPIVPAYVDLGDYGGIDHEARAMETVRLLSAYAPNFDMDVYRIPGGETVDLLVREMDKGRMLSLRRFFYRAAETLAERVDAHGIVTGEAVGQKSSQTLQNLGVTSRAADLPIHRPLLTRDKQDIVAQAREIGTFTDSTIDAGCNRVTPDRVETNARLEPLLEHEPDDLLERAEEAAANATLVEP, translated from the coding sequence ATGTCCCCCCCGGGAGCCGATACTGTCCTCGTTCGTCACGGGGATCTCAACACCAAGAGTAACACCGTCAAGCGGTACATGGTGGACGTCCTCTGCGAGAACCTCGAGGCCCTCCTCGCGGACCGCTCGATCCCCGGCGACGTCGAGCGCAAGTGGAACCGACCGCTGATCCACACGACCGAGGACGCCGTCGAGGAAGCCACCGACGCCGCGACCGACGCCTTCGGCGTCGTCTCGGCCAGCCCCGCCCTGACCGTCAGCACCGAGAAGGACCGGATCCTCGAGGCGCTGACCGAGGCCGCCCGCGAGTGTTACGACGGCGGGACGTTCGCGATCGACGCCCGTCGGGCGAACAAGAACGTCCCCTACAGCAGCGAGGACCTGGCCCGCGAGGGCGGCGACACCGTCTGGGCGACCGTCGAGGACGAGTTCGAGCCCGAAGTCGACCTCGACGACCCCGACGTCACCTTCGGCGTCGAAGTCCGCGACGAGTGTACCTACGTCTACCTCGAGAAGATCCCCGGACCGGGCGGGCTGCCGCTCGGCTCCCAGGAGCCCGCCGTCGCGCTGGTCAGCGGCGGGATCGACTCGCCGGTCGCGGCCTACGAGATCATGAAGCGGGGGAGTCCGATCGTGCCGGCCTACGTCGACCTCGGCGACTACGGCGGGATCGACCACGAGGCGCGCGCGATGGAGACCGTTCGGCTCCTCTCGGCGTACGCGCCCAACTTCGATATGGACGTCTACCGGATCCCCGGCGGCGAGACCGTCGATCTGCTGGTGCGGGAGATGGACAAGGGACGGATGCTCTCCCTGCGTCGGTTCTTCTACCGGGCGGCCGAGACGCTGGCCGAGCGCGTCGACGCCCACGGGATCGTCACCGGCGAGGCCGTCGGCCAGAAGTCCAGTCAGACCCTCCAGAACCTCGGCGTCACCAGCCGCGCCGCCGACCTCCCGATCCACCGCCCGCTGCTCACCCGCGACAAGCAGGATATCGTCGCCCAGGCCCGGGAGATCGGCACGTTCACGGACTCGACGATCGACGCCGGCTGCAACCGCGTCACGCCCGACCGCGTCGAGACCAACGCGCGTCTCGAGCCGCTGCTCGAGCACGAACCCGACGACCTCCTCGAGCGGGCCGAGGAGGCGGCGGCGAACGCGACGCTGGTCGAGCCCTGA
- a CDS encoding thioredoxin domain-containing protein: MSLETMEPNPAWDEASYEDAIDTLEAHNDELVYKVWGGDWCKDCRKLLPDFGAALDAADVPDDRIDETAVDEDKQGPGVEEYDIEYIPTVVVLDDDGEEVTRFVEEEDRPPAIWLADQLERELA; encoded by the coding sequence ATGAGTCTCGAGACGATGGAGCCAAACCCCGCGTGGGACGAGGCCTCCTACGAGGACGCGATCGACACGCTCGAAGCGCACAACGACGAACTCGTCTACAAGGTCTGGGGCGGCGACTGGTGTAAGGACTGCCGGAAACTCCTGCCGGATTTCGGCGCCGCGCTCGACGCCGCGGACGTCCCCGACGACCGGATTGACGAGACCGCCGTCGACGAGGACAAGCAGGGACCCGGCGTCGAGGAGTACGACATCGAGTACATCCCGACGGTCGTCGTTCTCGACGACGACGGCGAGGAAGTCACGCGGTTCGTCGAGGAGGAGGACCGGCCGCCGGCGATCTGGCTGGCCGATCAGCTCGAGCGAGAGCTGGCGTAA
- a CDS encoding DUF5804 family protein, with amino-acid sequence MTRVCLIGDPDCNLQYELLSRETSREALATYDLSRPFENAIALRTVSVGAAVSLLNDLNWYLTRFVDEALVQEPSVSDDEWLSRALATELRNGDIEPAATAEFCKIYGLERVGPEPDAETEADGDVAASTAAGDDDESDESAAADETRDAAANWRLVEPLYVRRTGGELPTYDLRDVEETLVVRLTEAEHSP; translated from the coding sequence GTGACTCGCGTCTGTCTCATCGGGGATCCCGACTGCAACCTCCAGTACGAACTCCTCTCCCGGGAGACCTCCCGCGAGGCCCTCGCGACGTACGACCTGAGCCGTCCCTTCGAGAACGCGATCGCCCTGCGGACGGTCAGCGTCGGCGCGGCCGTCTCGCTGCTGAACGATCTGAACTGGTATCTCACCCGCTTCGTCGACGAGGCGCTCGTCCAGGAGCCGAGCGTCAGCGACGACGAGTGGCTCTCGCGGGCGCTCGCGACGGAACTCCGCAACGGCGACATCGAGCCCGCTGCGACGGCCGAGTTCTGCAAGATCTACGGCCTCGAGCGAGTCGGGCCGGAGCCGGACGCCGAGACCGAGGCCGACGGCGATGTCGCCGCGTCGACCGCGGCCGGAGACGACGACGAGTCGGACGAATCGGCGGCCGCCGACGAGACGCGCGACGCTGCGGCGAACTGGCGACTCGTCGAACCGCTATACGTCCGTCGGACCGGCGGCGAACTCCCGACGTACGATCTCAGGGACGTCGAGGAGACGCTCGTCGTCCGCCTCACGGAAGCGGAACACTCGCCGTGA
- a CDS encoding MEDS domain-containing protein produces MSNDSGRSTQPRVLGRERGPDELRQRSEFAGRAEPGDTHDHSNDHFALIYEDRGDQFASAIPFIRRGLERGERCLYVVDDNSREDVLRAMRNHGIDVDAALESGALSVPTPADTYRQTGEFDRATMLSFWEESLEQATDVDGYTGLRAAAEMTWALDGETSADELVEYEAALNSLYQDDDYVVMCQYNRKRFPSSVIHDVIKTHPHIVSDGTVSQNFYYTPPEKFFGSEETEAKVDRMMNTLRERTEMKTELTERKAYLERIFESSHDAILIVDPEADEIVDANSAATEMLGYTHDELLALGPSDIHPAELDAFQEFVEEVFEDGTGWMDELACHTKDRGRIPAEISASRMEHDGRPVVLAVVRDVSERRKWERAQRRLYEITSTPEWTFDEKIHAVFELGCEHFDLDLGGLAKIDPDDDLFEVEVVSDDHDNLVPGARADLSETYCRVVTDSRSGDADTDPVAVTDPIGDGFEGALCYERFGVRAYLGSHLEFEEAPDRTFWFVSNTPREDGFSEAERTFHRLMGQWVKYELERRQREQELRERTEHLSALVETAPECIKTVAADGTLLQMNSAGLYMVGADSEADVIDECIYDLIAPEHRERFREFNERICQGERGTLEFDIVGLEGTRRHMETHAAPLRRPDGTISHLALTRDITDQVERDRELERALDLLEKTERIADVGGWEIDPETEDVFWTGHIFELLEVPGDEEPPLDEALDMYHEEDQPIVEDAVEAALDSGDPFDVEVRLRTAASGEVRWLRLQGVPESVDDEVVSFRGAAQDITERKQREQRLEEVIDRLEASNERLEQFAHAASHDLQEPLRMVSSYLQLLESRYENALDEEGETFLEFAVDGADRMREMIEGLLAYSRVETRGDPLEPVDLDTAFDDVLSDLQFQIEEHDAEIIVGDLPRVEGDVSQLRQVFQNLLENAITYSGDEPPRIHVSAERRGGRSAERSRPRDGDAVSRDDAAAEGDGSEWIVSIRDEGIGIDSDDQERIFEVFQRLHTHDEYDGTGIGLALCERIVERHGVRPNDERPGSTDERSESVGGDIWVESSPGEGTTFSFTLPAVQRLDQ; encoded by the coding sequence GTGAGTAACGATAGCGGGCGCAGTACTCAGCCGCGAGTACTGGGCCGTGAACGCGGCCCCGACGAACTACGTCAGCGCTCGGAATTCGCCGGACGGGCCGAGCCCGGCGATACGCACGACCACTCGAACGACCATTTCGCACTCATCTACGAGGACCGCGGAGACCAGTTCGCGTCTGCGATCCCGTTCATCCGTCGGGGACTCGAACGCGGCGAACGCTGTCTGTACGTCGTCGACGATAACTCCAGGGAAGACGTCCTCCGAGCGATGCGAAACCACGGCATCGACGTGGACGCCGCCCTCGAATCGGGTGCGCTTTCCGTCCCGACGCCGGCGGACACGTACCGCCAGACCGGCGAGTTCGATCGAGCGACGATGCTCTCGTTCTGGGAGGAGTCGCTCGAACAGGCGACGGACGTGGACGGCTACACGGGACTCAGAGCCGCCGCCGAGATGACGTGGGCACTGGACGGAGAGACGAGCGCCGACGAGTTGGTCGAGTACGAGGCCGCGCTCAATTCGCTCTACCAGGACGACGACTACGTCGTCATGTGCCAGTACAACCGAAAGCGGTTCCCGTCGTCGGTCATCCACGACGTCATCAAGACCCACCCGCACATCGTCTCCGACGGGACCGTCTCGCAGAACTTCTACTACACGCCGCCCGAGAAGTTCTTCGGCTCCGAGGAGACGGAGGCGAAGGTCGATCGCATGATGAACACGCTGCGGGAACGGACCGAGATGAAGACGGAGTTGACGGAGCGCAAAGCGTACCTCGAGCGGATTTTCGAGAGCAGTCACGATGCCATTCTCATCGTCGACCCCGAGGCGGACGAGATCGTCGACGCGAACTCGGCCGCGACGGAGATGCTCGGCTACACGCACGACGAATTGCTGGCCCTCGGTCCCTCAGACATCCATCCCGCCGAACTCGACGCGTTCCAGGAATTCGTCGAGGAGGTGTTCGAGGACGGCACCGGATGGATGGACGAACTCGCCTGTCACACCAAGGACCGAGGTCGGATTCCGGCGGAGATATCCGCATCGCGGATGGAGCACGACGGCCGTCCGGTCGTACTCGCGGTGGTCCGCGACGTCAGCGAGCGGCGGAAATGGGAACGGGCCCAACGGAGACTGTACGAGATCACGTCCACTCCCGAATGGACGTTCGACGAGAAAATTCACGCAGTCTTCGAACTGGGCTGTGAACACTTCGACCTCGACCTGGGCGGACTGGCCAAGATCGACCCGGACGACGACCTGTTCGAGGTCGAGGTGGTCAGCGACGACCACGACAACCTCGTCCCCGGGGCGCGGGCCGACCTTTCGGAGACCTACTGCCGGGTCGTCACCGACTCCCGCTCGGGAGACGCCGACACCGACCCGGTCGCGGTCACCGATCCCATCGGCGACGGGTTCGAAGGCGCCCTGTGCTACGAGCGATTCGGCGTGCGAGCGTACCTCGGTTCGCATCTCGAATTCGAGGAGGCCCCCGATCGGACGTTCTGGTTCGTCTCGAACACCCCGCGCGAAGACGGATTCTCTGAGGCTGAACGCACGTTCCACCGGCTGATGGGACAGTGGGTGAAATACGAACTCGAGCGCCGCCAGCGCGAGCAGGAACTGCGCGAGCGCACGGAGCACCTGAGTGCACTCGTCGAGACTGCGCCCGAATGCATCAAGACCGTCGCCGCCGACGGCACGCTGCTCCAGATGAATTCCGCCGGACTATACATGGTCGGAGCCGACTCGGAGGCGGACGTGATCGACGAGTGCATCTACGACCTGATCGCCCCCGAGCACCGCGAACGGTTCCGCGAGTTCAACGAACGGATCTGTCAGGGTGAACGCGGGACCCTGGAGTTCGACATCGTCGGGCTGGAGGGCACGCGCCGGCACATGGAAACGCACGCGGCGCCGCTGCGTCGCCCCGACGGGACGATCTCCCATCTGGCGTTGACACGCGACATCACTGACCAGGTCGAACGCGACCGCGAACTCGAACGGGCGCTCGACCTGCTCGAGAAGACCGAGCGCATCGCGGACGTCGGCGGTTGGGAAATCGACCCGGAGACGGAGGACGTGTTCTGGACCGGCCACATCTTCGAACTCCTGGAGGTGCCCGGCGACGAGGAACCGCCGCTGGACGAGGCGCTCGACATGTACCACGAGGAGGACCAGCCGATCGTCGAGGACGCCGTCGAGGCCGCCCTCGACTCCGGCGACCCCTTCGACGTCGAGGTGCGGCTCCGGACGGCGGCCAGCGGCGAGGTGCGCTGGCTACGACTCCAGGGCGTTCCGGAATCCGTCGACGACGAAGTCGTTTCGTTTCGCGGGGCGGCCCAGGACATCACCGAGCGCAAGCAGCGGGAGCAACGGCTAGAAGAGGTGATCGATAGACTCGAAGCGTCGAACGAACGGCTCGAGCAGTTCGCCCACGCCGCTAGCCACGATCTCCAGGAGCCGTTGCGGATGGTCTCGAGCTACCTCCAGTTGCTCGAGAGCCGCTACGAGAACGCGCTCGACGAGGAGGGCGAAACGTTCCTCGAGTTCGCCGTTGACGGGGCCGACCGAATGCGCGAGATGATCGAGGGACTGCTCGCGTATTCGCGGGTCGAGACGCGGGGGGACCCGCTGGAACCCGTCGACCTCGATACCGCCTTCGACGACGTGTTATCGGACCTCCAGTTCCAGATCGAGGAGCACGACGCCGAGATCATCGTCGGCGATCTCCCCCGCGTCGAGGGCGACGTCAGTCAGCTCCGGCAGGTGTTCCAGAACCTGCTCGAGAACGCGATCACCTACAGCGGCGACGAGCCGCCTCGGATCCACGTCTCGGCCGAACGTCGCGGTGGGCGGAGCGCGGAACGGAGTCGCCCGAGAGACGGCGACGCGGTCTCTCGTGACGATGCCGCCGCGGAGGGCGACGGCTCCGAGTGGATCGTCTCGATCCGGGACGAGGGCATCGGCATCGATTCCGACGACCAGGAACGCATCTTCGAAGTGTTCCAACGCCTGCACACCCACGATGAGTACGACGGGACGGGCATCGGACTGGCGCTGTGCGAGCGGATCGTCGAGCGCCACGGCGTCCGGCCGAACGACGAGAGGCCGGGCTCGACGGACGAGCGAAGCGAGTCCGTCGGCGGCGACATCTGGGTGGAGTCCTCCCCGGGCGAGGGGACGACGTTCTCGTTCACGCTTCCTGCGGTACAGCGCCTCGATCAGTGA
- a CDS encoding helix-turn-helix domain-containing protein: MSVILEFSVEPAEFVLGRALSGTEDIELELERIVPTENDVMPFVWATGDELRSFEETVRESPDVEELIPLDRVGNSGLYRIEWAEYDGDLMTGIAEAEATVLEGRANGLWVFRLRFNNHDKLTQLYNYLTTRDITVHVERTYTLTEESDRGRRFGLSREQREALVLALQRGYFATPSEVTLAELASDLDISEQALSDRIRRGNEKILRRVLLSSVADLN, from the coding sequence ATGAGCGTTATTCTGGAGTTCTCCGTCGAGCCCGCGGAGTTCGTCCTCGGACGGGCGCTGTCGGGCACGGAGGACATCGAACTCGAACTCGAGCGGATCGTCCCGACGGAGAACGACGTCATGCCGTTCGTCTGGGCGACGGGAGACGAGTTGCGATCGTTCGAAGAGACGGTCCGGGAGAGCCCCGACGTCGAGGAGCTGATCCCCCTCGACAGGGTCGGGAACAGCGGCCTCTACCGCATCGAGTGGGCCGAATACGACGGGGACCTCATGACCGGCATCGCGGAGGCCGAGGCGACGGTCCTCGAGGGGCGAGCGAACGGTCTCTGGGTGTTTCGGCTGCGCTTTAACAACCACGACAAGCTCACGCAGCTGTACAATTACTTGACGACACGCGACATCACCGTCCACGTCGAACGGACGTACACGCTGACCGAGGAGTCGGACCGGGGCCGTCGGTTCGGACTCTCACGGGAACAGCGCGAGGCGCTCGTACTGGCGCTGCAGCGAGGCTATTTCGCGACGCCGAGCGAGGTCACTCTCGCGGAGCTGGCGAGCGACCTCGATATCTCGGAGCAGGCGCTCTCGGACCGGATTCGCCGCGGGAACGAGAAGATCCTCCGTCGGGTGTTGCTCTCGTCGGTGGCCGATCTCAACTGA
- a CDS encoding PLP-dependent cysteine synthase family protein codes for MKGSILDTIGSPLVQVDSPEGATVAAKIESFNPGGSAKDRPAREMIRAAEREGRIEPGDWLVEPTSGNTGIGLALVAAARDYDLTIVMPADKSEERRRVMAAYGAELELVEGDMEDARARANELEAEGAIQLGQFENPANPEAHYKTTGEEILEQVGDREIDAFVAGVGTGGTISGTGRRLREEFPDMDIIAVEPARNAVLSTGESGSDDFQGMGPGFVSDNLDLDLIDRVETVKLENAEDECRRLARDEGVLVGQSSGATSLVSQRIAGEVAEPDLECPEVSGAFDEPAAAPEPDGGRQPDDCPLVVTVFWDSGERYLSTGLFD; via the coding sequence ATGAAAGGCAGCATCCTGGACACCATCGGCTCGCCGCTCGTCCAGGTCGACTCGCCGGAGGGGGCGACGGTCGCCGCTAAGATCGAATCGTTCAATCCCGGCGGCTCGGCGAAGGATCGGCCGGCCCGCGAGATGATCCGGGCCGCCGAACGCGAGGGGCGAATCGAACCCGGCGACTGGCTCGTCGAACCGACCAGCGGCAACACCGGTATCGGGCTCGCGCTGGTCGCGGCCGCCCGCGACTACGACCTGACGATCGTCATGCCGGCGGACAAGTCCGAAGAACGGCGGCGGGTCATGGCCGCCTACGGCGCCGAACTCGAGTTGGTCGAGGGAGACATGGAGGACGCCCGCGCTCGAGCGAACGAACTCGAGGCCGAGGGCGCGATCCAGCTCGGCCAGTTCGAGAACCCCGCCAACCCCGAGGCCCACTACAAGACGACCGGCGAGGAGATCCTCGAACAGGTCGGCGACCGAGAGATCGACGCCTTCGTCGCCGGCGTCGGCACCGGCGGCACCATCTCGGGGACCGGCCGGCGGCTCCGCGAGGAGTTCCCCGACATGGACATCATCGCCGTCGAGCCGGCGCGCAACGCCGTCCTCTCGACCGGCGAGTCCGGCAGCGACGACTTTCAGGGGATGGGCCCGGGCTTCGTCAGCGACAACCTCGATCTCGACCTGATCGACCGCGTCGAGACCGTGAAACTCGAGAACGCTGAGGACGAGTGTCGGCGCCTCGCTCGCGACGAGGGCGTCCTCGTCGGCCAGTCCAGCGGCGCGACGAGCCTGGTCTCCCAGCGGATCGCCGGCGAGGTCGCCGAACCCGACCTCGAGTGCCCGGAGGTGTCGGGCGCGTTCGACGAGCCGGCGGCCGCGCCCGAACCCGACGGCGGCCGGCAGCCGGACGACTGTCCGCTCGTTGTCACGGTCTTCTGGGACAGCGGCGAGCGGTACCTCTCGACCGGCCTGTTCGACTGA